GATAAGATTTTAAAAACATTTATGTAATAACTAGTACTCAATAGCTTAGGCTAAGGTATAGCTCTTTAATTTTGTTTTCACATAGCAGCTTAATCATCATAGTGTCCTAATGGAAGACCGATATAGCTTGCAGTCCCCTACTAATCCCTGGATGATCTCGGCTCCCTTTTTTCAAGGGCTACCAGAAACTGCTGTAGAAATAGCTCTCAATCATATTGTTACACGTACACACCCAGCTAATCAGGTCATTCTACTAGAAAATGACTGGGGCGGAGCTGTATATTTTATAGTCGAAGGTTGGGTAAAAATCCGCACTTACAATCTAGAAGGAAAAGAGGTCACACTAAATATTCTTGGCACAGGAGAATTATTTGGGGAAATGGCTGCCCTAGATGAAGTACCCCGTTCTACGGATGTGATCACTCTAACTACTACAGTAATTGGTAGTATGCCTTCCCAAGATTTTATCAAACTGCTGCATACAGAACCTTTGGCGGGCGTGCGTTTATCACAGTTGATGGCTCGGCGCTTGCGTCAAGTAAATCGGCGGTTGCGCTTGCGAGAATCTGATAGTCAATCTAGAGTGGCAGATACTTTGCTATTTTTGGCAGAAGGTCAAGGAAAACGGGGGCAAACAGGAACCGAAATCCCTAATTTGCCGCATCGTGAACTGAGTAGTTTGAGTGGTCTGGCACGCGAAACTGTCACTAGGGTCTTGACAAGGCTGGAAAAAAAAGGCTTGATTAAGCGAGATCAAGACACTATTTGTATCCCTGATTTGTCAGCCTTAGAAAAGATGTTAATCTAATCAATTTTCCCGATGAGTATTTTAGATTCTCTGCCAGATGAGCCAGAGGAAGATACATCCCCTGAATCTCAAACCGAACATAACTCAAAATCAGATAACCCAGAACCAAAGCAAAACACCTTACTATCTCCCCAACTGAAAGTTGATGCTCCCTTAAGGATGGTAGAGACGGCTTTCTTAGCAAGTGCTTCTGGCTTAATTTGGTTTATCAATTTCTACTTTCCCCTTGGCCCGGTGTTGCGGATATTTTTCCCCGTGCCGATCGCTCTAGTTTACCTACGTTGGGGTAGACGAGCGGCATGGATGGCGGCTGTAACTTCTGGTTTACTGTTGTCTGTGCTGATGGGGCCAGTCCGTAGCTTGTTGTTTGTCATGCCTTTTGCCTTTATGGGTGTGCTACTCGGCGCAGCATGGTATCGTCGCACTCCTTGGATTATTTCAATTACTTTAGGTACGCTATTAGGTACTTTAGGTGTCTTTTTCCGATTGTGGTTATTATCGGTGTTGTCCGGGGAAGACCTATGGATTTACTTAATTACCCAAGTAACAGAACTGATAGAGTGGATATTCTTGAAGTTGGGATTGTTAAATACTCCTAGTGTATTTTTAATTCAGCTTGGGGCAGTAGCATTAATTGTCATCAATAACTTTATCTATCTGTTTGTTGTACATTTAGCTGCCTTGCTGCTTCTAGACCGTTTAGGAAATCCCATTCCCCGCCCTCCCCATTGGGTACAAGTTTTGATGGATTATTAAGGTTTAGTCAGTAGTCCATAGTCCATTGTTGACTGTTGACTGTTGACTAATGACTGTTGACTAATGACTAATGATCAACATTTATACTCAAATCGAACAGGGTGAGGCTTGGTTGCGACGATATAGCGATCGCTCACCCCTATTTACTTGTATTCTCGGTTTTACGGAAACTGGGTTAATTCCCGGCATTTCGGCGGCTGGCTTGACTCCAGAAGATCGAAAGTACACGGCTTGCGCTGATGCTGAGTTTTTATACTACGGTGCAGCACATCAGCCCCAATATCCTCTCCCACCCCTGACAGCAGGTGCATCACCTGTTCTCATTTCCCGTGCCGTAGTAGAAGAACTCAACATTCCTGTTTATTTATTTAATGCTGGGTTACTTCAGTCACCCGCTATACCAGTGATTGATTTAGATGGCTGTGCTGCCAAATGTTTAAGTACAGGCGCAGCAATGGATTTAACAACTGTACACCACCTGTTTGAGCAAGGTCTGCTTTGGGGCGATCGCTTGGCTACTCAAGTTCCCCAAGGATACGTAATTCTCAGCGAATGTGTTGTTGGTGGTACTACAACCGCTCTGGCAATTTTAACTGGCTTAGGGATAGAGGCAGCCGGCAAAGTCAACAGCAGTCATCCAGTCTGTAACCATGAGCAGAAGTGGCAAGTGGTGCAAGAGGGTTTGAGGAGATGGAGGAATGAGGGAGTAATCAATTCAAAATTCAAAATTCGTCTTGGAAAGTTTGCTCAACGGGGGGAACCCCCGCACCGCAACTTTCCGCAAAATTCAAAATTAAGAATTTCTCCCCACTTCCCACTCCCTACTCCCCCCTCCCAAGTTGACCCGTTAAAGCTAGTTGCCGCAGTTGGCGATCCTATGCAGGTGGTTGTGGCAGGAATGGCGATCGCGGCTAGT
Above is a genomic segment from Nostoc sp. MS1 containing:
- a CDS encoding nicotinate-nucleotide--dimethylbenzimidazole phosphoribosyltransferase, which translates into the protein MINIYTQIEQGEAWLRRYSDRSPLFTCILGFTETGLIPGISAAGLTPEDRKYTACADAEFLYYGAAHQPQYPLPPLTAGASPVLISRAVVEELNIPVYLFNAGLLQSPAIPVIDLDGCAAKCLSTGAAMDLTTVHHLFEQGLLWGDRLATQVPQGYVILSECVVGGTTTALAILTGLGIEAAGKVNSSHPVCNHEQKWQVVQEGLRRWRNEGVINSKFKIRLGKFAQRGEPPHRNFPQNSKLRISPHFPLPTPPSQVDPLKLVAAVGDPMQVVVAGMAIAASRSCGVMLAGGTQMLAVYALASAIAQTYDLFWQPTAVVVGTTRWVAEDPTGSTVELALNIGKNSQYPQMTVPPLLATQLSFADSRYPQLQAYEKGFVKEGVGAGAACIAANLYKNWQQNQLLQAIESQIQRLEKGSGE
- a CDS encoding DUF2232 domain-containing protein, encoding MSILDSLPDEPEEDTSPESQTEHNSKSDNPEPKQNTLLSPQLKVDAPLRMVETAFLASASGLIWFINFYFPLGPVLRIFFPVPIALVYLRWGRRAAWMAAVTSGLLLSVLMGPVRSLLFVMPFAFMGVLLGAAWYRRTPWIISITLGTLLGTLGVFFRLWLLSVLSGEDLWIYLITQVTELIEWIFLKLGLLNTPSVFLIQLGAVALIVINNFIYLFVVHLAALLLLDRLGNPIPRPPHWVQVLMDY
- a CDS encoding Crp/Fnr family transcriptional regulator, coding for MEDRYSLQSPTNPWMISAPFFQGLPETAVEIALNHIVTRTHPANQVILLENDWGGAVYFIVEGWVKIRTYNLEGKEVTLNILGTGELFGEMAALDEVPRSTDVITLTTTVIGSMPSQDFIKLLHTEPLAGVRLSQLMARRLRQVNRRLRLRESDSQSRVADTLLFLAEGQGKRGQTGTEIPNLPHRELSSLSGLARETVTRVLTRLEKKGLIKRDQDTICIPDLSALEKMLI